A window of the Candidatus Rokuibacteriota bacterium genome harbors these coding sequences:
- a CDS encoding trypsin-like peptidase domain-containing protein, with protein sequence MRHVRLVGMLLLAVSAVWLAGCAASGPTQTPFWQESTGGPVAPELSRLNDLLSDLAERLKPGLVQVRVLRTQSQQAEGQETPPQPPDEGRRASGSGFLITEDGLIVTNAHVITDAQRIQVRLADGRRFEGKLIGKDSRVDLAVLRIEAARGLPVLPLGDSNRARVGELVMALGHPFGLEQTVSFGIVSRKGAPLRVASPGFDFLQTDAAVNPGNSGGPLVNMAGEVLGINSMAARSGSVGFAFPINLV encoded by the coding sequence ATGCGTCACGTTCGTCTCGTCGGAATGCTGCTGTTGGCGGTCTCGGCTGTCTGGCTCGCGGGGTGCGCCGCCTCGGGTCCGACCCAGACCCCGTTCTGGCAGGAGAGCACGGGCGGCCCCGTAGCCCCGGAACTCTCCCGGCTCAACGACCTCCTATCCGACCTGGCCGAGCGGCTCAAGCCCGGACTGGTTCAGGTGCGCGTGCTCCGCACCCAGTCCCAGCAGGCCGAGGGGCAGGAGACGCCGCCGCAGCCCCCGGACGAGGGCCGTCGCGCCTCGGGTTCCGGCTTCCTCATCACGGAAGACGGGCTCATCGTGACCAATGCCCACGTGATCACCGACGCGCAGCGGATTCAGGTGCGTCTGGCCGATGGCCGCCGCTTCGAGGGCAAGCTGATCGGGAAAGACAGCCGCGTGGACCTGGCGGTGCTTCGGATCGAGGCAGCGCGCGGGCTCCCGGTGCTGCCGCTGGGCGACTCGAACCGCGCCCGCGTCGGCGAGCTGGTCATGGCGCTCGGTCACCCCTTCGGTCTCGAGCAGACCGTCTCGTTCGGCATCGTGAGCCGAAAGGGGGCGCCGCTCCGGGTCGCCTCGCCGGGCTTCGACTTCCTCCAGACTGACGCGGCAGTGAACCCGGGGAATTCGGGAGGGCCGCTGGTGAACATGGCCGGCGAGGTCCTGGGGATCAACAGCATGGCGGCCCGCAGTGGCTCCGTTGGCTTCGCGTTCCCGATCAACCTCGTCTAG
- a CDS encoding PDZ domain-containing protein, which translates to MEWGWLGVGIDEVPDEDVAKLGLSEARGVLIRQVMPGEPAEKAGLRAMDVVLGVDGESVHGPRDLQRIIATSPPGKTVKLRVVREGKEQEVPVVVGLYQEPSERPRPAR; encoded by the coding sequence GTGGAGTGGGGCTGGCTCGGGGTCGGGATCGATGAGGTGCCCGACGAGGACGTGGCCAAGCTCGGGCTGAGCGAGGCCCGCGGGGTGCTGATCAGGCAGGTCATGCCGGGCGAGCCCGCCGAGAAGGCCGGGCTCAGGGCGATGGACGTGGTCCTGGGCGTGGACGGCGAGTCGGTCCACGGTCCCCGCGACCTCCAGCGGATCATCGCCACGTCGCCGCCGGGGAAGACCGTCAAGCTCCGGGTCGTCCGCGAGGGGAAGGAACAGGAGGTGCCCGTCGTCGTCGGGCTCTACCAGGAGCCCTCGGAGCGCCCGCGCCCCGCTCGGTGA